Proteins encoded in a region of the Triticum dicoccoides isolate Atlit2015 ecotype Zavitan chromosome 3A, WEW_v2.0, whole genome shotgun sequence genome:
- the LOC119268692 gene encoding protein PLASTID TRANSCRIPTIONALLY ACTIVE 7-like isoform X2: protein MAMAMAASFAARHHHGHLAAGLPSTPQSGGRTSRSAATISMKAQTKEDDMLRYKLDRIPFLEEKVRKVRENGKLVCLDINQLMLSQENRFAFTMEVAEEANAYLEKHRHEYGLKKPILHVLSDRINEAGFSRPEGYLYPYPIKPGPYFIKEEGN, encoded by the exons ATGGCCATGGCAATGGCCGCTTCCTTCGCCGCCCGCCACCACCACGggcacctcgccgccggcctcccctCCACCCCTCAATCGGGCGGAAGGACTAGCCGCAGCGCTGCCACCATCTCCATGAAGGCTCAG ACCAAAGAGGATGACATGTTGCGTTACAAGTTGGATCGTATCCCTTTCTTAGAAGAGAAAGTGAGAAAAGTAAGGGAAAATGGGAAGCTTGTGTGCTTGGATATCAACCAGCTCATGTTATCTCAAGAGAACAGATTCGCATTCACAATGGAGGTGGCAGAAGAAGCTAACGCCTATCTTGAGAAGCACAGGCATGAGTATGGATTGAAAAAACCTATACTGCATGTGCTTAGCGATCGTATCAATGAAGCTGGATTTTCTCGGCCAGAGGGTTACCTTTATCCTTATCCTATCAAGCCTGGGCCTTATTTCATAAAAGAAGAAGGGAATTGA
- the LOC119268692 gene encoding protein PLASTID TRANSCRIPTIONALLY ACTIVE 7-like isoform X1 yields the protein MAMAMAASFAARHHHGHLAAGLPSTPQSGGRTSRSAATISMKAQKKQSSEPGSGKGGGDGRVSGGRRVWRRRKLTKEDDMLRYKLDRIPFLEEKVRKVRENGKLVCLDINQLMLSQENRFAFTMEVAEEANAYLEKHRHEYGLKKPILHVLSDRINEAGFSRPEGYLYPYPIKPGPYFIKEEGN from the exons ATGGCCATGGCAATGGCCGCTTCCTTCGCCGCCCGCCACCACCACGggcacctcgccgccggcctcccctCCACCCCTCAATCGGGCGGAAGGACTAGCCGCAGCGCTGCCACCATCTCCATGAAGGCTCAG AAAAAGCAGAGCAGTGAGCCTGGAAGTGGGAAGGGGGGCGGGGACGGGCGAGTAAGCGGTGGGCGGCGAGTGTGGCGTCGCCGGAAACTG ACCAAAGAGGATGACATGTTGCGTTACAAGTTGGATCGTATCCCTTTCTTAGAAGAGAAAGTGAGAAAAGTAAGGGAAAATGGGAAGCTTGTGTGCTTGGATATCAACCAGCTCATGTTATCTCAAGAGAACAGATTCGCATTCACAATGGAGGTGGCAGAAGAAGCTAACGCCTATCTTGAGAAGCACAGGCATGAGTATGGATTGAAAAAACCTATACTGCATGTGCTTAGCGATCGTATCAATGAAGCTGGATTTTCTCGGCCAGAGGGTTACCTTTATCCTTATCCTATCAAGCCTGGGCCTTATTTCATAAAAGAAGAAGGGAATTGA